In Propionispora hippei DSM 15287, the sequence CTTTCAAAAACTCCATGTTATTTTGACTGGAAATAAATTGATCTGTAAATGTGTACATACTTCTTCCTCCGGTAATATTTTTAACTTGCTGCTATAAATAAAGTATAGTAGTTATATTATTACAATGCACCCTGCAAGATAACTCAGAAATAAAAAAGCGAAACGGCAAATTACCGTGTCGCTTTTACTTTAGCCTTGATTTTTCCTATCAGCCAATATTTTGTAGATTGTTTTGGGTGATAAGTAATTACAGTTTGCAATATCGCGAACAGAAATACCGTTCCGATATTGGGAAAAGATGATCTCGTTGCGTTCTTGAATATATTGGCAGCTGTTTTTTACTTCCCCCCACCGCCTTTTATTCTCTGCTTTTCGTGGAATGTAAATATATTCACCATCAATATACTGTTGTATTACTTCTAACAAATCGGCGGGAAATACACTGCCAGCGTTCTTGTAGCCCATAATTCTCCTCCTAAAATTGTAGTTTTAGGATTGAGCAAAAGCTATCTCACAGTGGGTTTGTTATGCGACAGCTTTTGCTCCGCATAACACCGACTCCAAATGACTATATTTAAACATAAATCCGTATCTCCTTTAATATAAATTTTATGTTTGATCAGCAGTTTACCACAAAAACTCTGTAAAGAAAAGTGTGCCGGTACTCTGGATTTCTGCTATACTTGTATGAATATGGAAGAAATTTTGCTTTTTGCAAGCAAATTAGCAATAACTAGAGAATATGGAAGGGATGCAAGGGTTAGTGTGTATAGCATTAGAGGGCAATGCTAAAGATACGTGTAAGAAAATTATAAAGAGATTTCTCTAGGTGAAGCGATACTAAGCTAGTGCAGTCAAAGGACAGTGTCCGAATGTTTGAAACACTGCAAACCGTCCCTGTGATTTTCTACAAGGCTTTGGCAAGAGTTGTTTTACAGTTAGAAGAAGGTAATAATTTAGAAGAAGGGTGGAGACTGATGAAAAGTGTTACTGTACTTATAACAGATTGGTGCCCACATTGTAAAAGAGCAATTGCTTGGATTGATGAAGTAAAGCAAGAGAATCCGAAATATAAAGATATTAAAGTGGAAATCATTGATGAAGAGAAGAATCCTGCGATTGCAAAGCAATACAATTATTATTATGTTCCTACTTATTATGTAGAAAAGCGTAAAATCTTTGAAGGTGGCACTACTAAAGATATTGTACGTAAAGTATTTGAAGAAGCTATAAAAAACTGATATTTAACTTTATGGATCTTCACTATCATGGCATTCGGGATGATAAACTATTGAAAAAGGTTCATAAGAATTATGAATGAATAGAATATCGAAAGACGCGGGGACGGTGGATGTGTCTTACGGAAAGGCTTTATTGAAAAAAATATAGCAAGACAGCACCACTGTCCTATGTCCTCTTGTACGATACTGAAGAAGGGTAAAAACAGAAAATAACGAAGATGAATGGGAAAATATAAAATCAAGTAAACCATTATTGGAGGATGATTTGTGAATAATACATTGCCTAAAGAAACGGCCTTACTTATAGTGGATGTACAGAATGCCATAGATGATCCCCAATGGTCTAAGTATGGTAAAAGAAATAATCTTAATGCTGAAGATAATATGGCATTGATACTGAATAAATGGCGACAAGCAGGCCGGAAGGTAATTCATGTAAAGCATGAATCAAAGGAGATTGATTCAACGTATCGTCCTGGCTTTGCAGAATGTGAGTTTAAAGAATGTGTCACACCAGTAAGTGGTGAAGACATAATTATTAAGCATGTTAATTGTGCATTTATTAGAACAAACTTAGAGTCAATACTTAACGAAGAAAATATTTCGAATCTGGTGGTTTTTGGAGTTATAACTAACAATTCAGTGGAAAGTACTGTAAGAGTCGCCGGAAACCTAGGATTTAATACATATCTAGTAGAAGATGCCACGTTTACGTTTGCTAAGCCTGATTATAGGGGGCGTATTTATAGCGCCGACGAAATACATGCAATATCACTGGCCAATATGAATAATGAATATTGTGCAATTATTTCTACAAGTGAATTAATCAACATGATATGACCATCGTTGCAGATGTGTGTATAAAAAGAAATTGGCGTGAAAGAGTAACAACTTGCAATAAGCATAAAAAAATCGGAGCATATGCGCTCCGATTTTTTTATTTTCTGGTTTAATGACAGCTCTTGCGTATCTATGTTGCTTCCGCGAGAGTATGCTCTTTTTTCGCTTGGCAATACATTGGATTTTTGAGGAGTTGATGAACCTGTTGATTACGGTCGAGCACGGCAGTGGATGAGGGTTGGTTTAATAGAGCTGCCTACCTTCGATGGACAAGCTAAAGCAAGTATTTAAAGAAAATTAGTGGCATTTGGAGAGCGTGCAGGAGTGGAATAGGCTGTTGAAGCGGATCGTAGGTAAGATTATAATATATATCTGGGGATTCAATATAATTGAATGTCAATAAAGACAAAAATGTCTGGTTAATTTTAAAAAATACTTGATTTAAATAAAGCTCCTGCGATTTTTTGTATAAATATGGAAGGATTTTTACCAGTAAAATCAAAATACACGTCGTCATTTCGACTGTCGTTAATTATATTGCCTATGAGGTATATCAAGCCATGCAAGATTTGCTTGCCCATTTAGGCAGAGTAGTTACATTTAGGTGATTGAAATACTAATATAGTGAGGGAAGAAGGGGTAATGTGGAATTGGTTTATTATACGGCAGATGTTTTTACCGATAGACGGTTTTGCGGTAATCAACTGGCTGTATTTCCCAATGCGGAAGGTCTTAGCTCTATAGAAATGCAAGCTATTGCTCGAGAGTTTAATTTTTCAGAAACGGTATTTGTCTTTCCTCCTAGAAATTGTAGTAATACTAAGCGGTTGAAGATCTTTACCCCAGAATCAGAAATTCCTTTTGCTGGACACCCTACCATCGGGACTGCTTGTGTGTTGGCGGCCAGCAGTAATATTGCGTTAGATGGACAAGATACGAAAATTGTCTTTGAAGAAGAAGTTGGCGATATACCTGTTAAGATAAAAAGAGAAGGTGAAAAACTATACGCTGAGTTTACAACCGCCAAAGAGCCGGAGTTTAAATCATGTGCAGCTAGCTTAGGTGATATTGCTGCCATCTTTTCACTTTCTGAAGCAGATATTGTCGTCAAAGATTACCCCATTAAAGCAGTGAGTTGCGGACTACCGTTTCTATTTGTCCCTGTTAAGTCCCTGAAAGAAATACAACGAGTAAAAGTAAACCCGTTCATATGGAAAGAGTGTCTGAAGAATGAATGGGAACAACAAATTTATCTATTTACCGATGAAACAATAGATGCTGATTGTCAGTTCCATGCCCGTATGTTTGCAGCCGACATAGGTTTTGGTGAAGATCCGGCCACTGGTTCTGCAGCCGCAGCATTTGCTGGTTATCTTGGACAATTACCCACTTTTGCTGAGGGAGATATTGGTTTGGAAATTGAACAAGGGTTAGAAATAGGGCGGCCAAGTAAGCTCTTTGTCCAAGCTGAAAAAAACAATGGTGTAGTTAGTAAAATTCGAGTAGGGGGATATAGCGTACTCGTATCACATGGTATGATAACAATATAAACTTATATTACCTCGATGAGAAACAACAATGTTTTAAGAAGATGGATGAACCGAAAGGGTTCCCGCCTTACCACTGGTTTTTTGAGGGTATAGGTTGTGCGTTGCCTGGCCAGATGCGGGGTTAATCCTGTGCAGTAGGACGTATAACTATATCACCCACGTCAACATCGGCGGGTTGTTCTATAGCGAACATAATGGCGCGAGCAATCGCATCTGGCGGGATTGCGATCTTACCCATTTTTTCAATGGTAGAGGCCTTCAATTCCGAAGTTGTCATGGATTCCGGAAAGTTCGTGCGAATAAAACCAGGCGAAACGTTTGTTACCCGTAGTTTGTCACCGGCCTCTTGACGTAAAGCCTCTGCGATAGTACGCCAAAAGACGCAGGGACGGTGGATGTGTCTTGAGGAAAGGATTTATTGAAAAGATATAGCAAGACAGCGCGCACCGTCTCCGTGTCCGCTCTAATTAAAAATTATGGTTTATTTAGAAACAAATGAGCTTGAAATAATGAACTACTGTTAAATTTTTTATGATGAGAAGTAAAAATGAAATATTTTCATGTCCGGCTACATCAGGTAGAATTGGAATAACGGATAGGTCTATTAAAGATGCAGGCCAGATTCCTTTAGGTACGTATACTTTAGACCCACGGGAAATATCGGGTGGACTTGTGAAAGCCATTGAAAGAAATGTAATGTTAAGAGAAGACTGGGGAATGTATAGAGTGCCTTTAAAACCAGAGGAAGACACAAACATGTTGAATCGCGATGAAATATTCTTACATGGTGGCTTTTTCCCAGGAACTGCTGGGTGTATAGATATTGGGACACACGATCAAGAACTATTTCCTGTGCTTATGCAACATGACGGGTTAATTAATGTTAAGGTAGTTGAAGTCAGAAATGATATGCTCTTTCCAAGCGACCAGGAATATGTCAACGCTTAGTATCTCTCAGTGAAATAGACTCATTTATAGTGATTATATACCTCCTGAAAGAGTAATAGTATAATATATTCAGATTTTAACTTTAGGAGGGGGATTTTTGAAAAAGATAGTTTTTTTTGTATTCCTGCTTTTGGCATTTTATTTGTTGCTTGGATGCCCAAGTATTTTTGATGCTATTAATTTAAAATTATTTGCTGCACCAGAACATATTATAACCCGGTTTTATGCGGAGCAAGATCTTGCTGAAGATCAATTAATAGACTCTTTAATTCTTGCCGGACCTAAAATGGTTCCCCTTCTAGAACGTGAAATACTGAAAAAAGAAATTCCTAGAAGGCGCTATGCTATATCTGCTCTTGGTCATTTAGGTAATAATAATTCAATTACTATTCTCGAACATATTCTTCAGGATAAAAGTGAAAAAGAAGTTTTTAGAGCGGATGCTCTTGAGGCGATAGCCGGTATTAACTTGACATACGCGCAAAAGATTGCTCCTACATATCTAAATGATACGAGTTTTGTCGCAAATCGTGCAAATGAAATACTTGCAAATTCAACATCATTATATAAACGTACATATTGGGACGCACTTTTACATCGACATTATTAATAATATTCTTATCTAAATTATAAGCTGAAAAATCAGAGTATAGATAAAGGAGCTATGTCTTTATGACTAAAGTTGTGATTGTAAAAGCCAACTCTTACGATACACAAGTAGTTGAGCAAGTCATGCAAGATTTGCTTGCCCATTTAGGCGGTATAGAAAGGTATATAAATGCTGGCGAACGAGTGTTGGTAAAGCCGAACATGTTAGAAGCGGTGGATAAAGCGTCCGGGGTAACTACCCATCCGGAGGTTGTCAGGGCGGTTGTTCGGATGGTAAAGAGTGCAGGAGCGATACCGGTGGTTGGGGATTCGCCGGGAGTGGGTAATCTTCGGAAAGTGGCTGAGAAGTGCGGGATTTGGCAGGTTTGTCAGGAGGAGGGTGTATTGCTGGTTTCCTTTAATGAAATTGCCGAATTGGCTTTGCCCGAGGGGATTTTGCTCAAAAAGCTGAATGTGGCTAATGTCGTTACAGAGGTAGATAAGGTCATTTCACTGGCCAAAATGAAGACCCATTCTTTTATGGGAGTCACTGGAGCCGTTAAAAATTTGTTTGGTCTTTTTGTAGGCACCGATAAGGCGCAATTCCATTTGCGCATGAAACACAGAACTGATTTTGCCCGGATGCTGGTTGATTTGTACAGGGCCATCAAGCCGGTACTGTCTATTGTTGATGGCATTACCGGCATGGAGGGCGCCGGTCCGCGTAATGGACAGGTTGTCCGGAGCGGGGTGCTGCTGGCTGGCAGTTGCGGGTTTTCCGTCGATTTGGTTATGGCCGACATCATGGGGTTTGACGCTGAGCAGATGCCGGTTGCCCAGGCCGCCTTAGCGGCCGGCTTATCACCGGCTTTAGCGGCGATTGACCGGGTTGGCAGTGGCAAGGACGAACACCTTCACTTTAAGGAACCACGCAACTTTGACAGTCTGGAACGAAAGCTGCCGGGCTGGCTTGTTGACTTTAGTCAAAATCAGTTTACGGCCAAGCCGCTTATTGATCGGGCCTGTATTGGCTGCGGGCGCTGTGCCGAGCATTGTCCGCCTAAAGCCATTCGGATTATCCAGGGGAAAGCCGTCATCGATTACCGCGAATGTATTCGCTGCTATTGCTGTCAGGAATTATGTCCGGCTGATGCGGTAAGCCTGAGCGATGGCCGTTTATTGCGTCTTGTCAAATGGCTGCGGGAAAGATAAAAGGAGCGATAGTGCCGCTAGGGGACTGTCACTCCTTTTTCGTTTAAGCAGGGCCTATTTTTTCAGTGAAAGCAAAGAATGGCGAGGCGATAAAAACGGTCTTTCGCAGTAACTTTTCCGGTAGTTTCACCATTTTTCAATAAGCAATTGTTTAAGCTTAGCTGACTGATTAATACGGATTATGAAAAGAGAGGAGGTTGGCTGCTGCTAGAAGCCTTAATTTCCGGGAAAGCGAGGCCCGGAGACATTAGCTCCCTATAATCAGTTTTTAAAATCACGAACCGACCGACAGTCTTTATTTTTTGACTGGCGGTTGGCGTTTTTGTTTATGAGGAGTATCTATAAGCTTATCCCTGTTAATCTGGCAGGGCATTTCTATTTTTGGGGTAGCGGTAACTTCTGCAGAAACATGCATATGAGGGCAGGCATTCTATTGTTTGTGCAGAAATTTTAAACCAAACCTGGAAGGATTCTCCTTTTCCTATGAGAATAAAGTTAAAGAAATAGGGAGGATATATATGAAACTAACTGTTTTAGTCGATAACAATACTATAATTGATAAATATTTTCAAGGTGAACCGGCGGTATCCTATTTTATAGAATGTGAAGGGAAGCAATATTTATTTGACACAGGATATTCAGACCTATTTTTAAAGAACGCGAACAAAATGGGAATAGATCTTTTAAACCTGGATGCAATTGTTCTTTCACATGGCCATAATGACCATACCGGGGGATTGAATGAATTAGTCCGACTATATTCGAAAATCTCATTGAAAGAGCGTAATTTGAGAATACCACCCATCATTGCACATCCTGAGGCATTTTTAGAAAAAAGAGAAAATGGATTGAGTATAGGGGCAACATGTTCAACAAGTCAATTAAAGAGTATTTTTCCCCTGCAACTTAGTAAGAATCCGGTTGCATTGTCAGACAAGCTAATATTTCTAGGTGAAATTGAAAGAAACAATTCCTTTGAAGCAACCTATCCAATCGGTGAAACAATAAAGGATGATATATGTCAAAAGGACTTTGTCCTGGATGATTCGGCGTTAGTGTATAAGTCCGGGGCAGGGTTAGTGATAATTACAGGCTGTTCTCATGCCGGGATTTGCAATATTATCGAATATGCGAAAAAGGTCTGCCATGAGGATAGAATATGGGATATTATTGGCGGATTTCATCTTTTGAATCCAAGTAAAAACCAACTGGTTCATACAAATACATACATTGAAGGAAATAAGATTGCCACTATCCATGCGTGTCATTGTACGGATCTGTATTCTAAAATATGGTTAT encodes:
- a CDS encoding glutaredoxin family protein; translation: MFETLQTVPVIFYKALARVVLQLEEGNNLEEGWRLMKSVTVLITDWCPHCKRAIAWIDEVKQENPKYKDIKVEIIDEEKNPAIAKQYNYYYVPTYYVEKRKIFEGGTTKDIVRKVFEEAIKN
- a CDS encoding PhzF family phenazine biosynthesis protein — protein: MELVYYTADVFTDRRFCGNQLAVFPNAEGLSSIEMQAIAREFNFSETVFVFPPRNCSNTKRLKIFTPESEIPFAGHPTIGTACVLAASSNIALDGQDTKIVFEEEVGDIPVKIKREGEKLYAEFTTAKEPEFKSCAASLGDIAAIFSLSEADIVVKDYPIKAVSCGLPFLFVPVKSLKEIQRVKVNPFIWKECLKNEWEQQIYLFTDETIDADCQFHARMFAADIGFGEDPATGSAAAAFAGYLGQLPTFAEGDIGLEIEQGLEIGRPSKLFVQAEKNNGVVSKIRVGGYSVLVSHGMITI
- a CDS encoding MBL fold metallo-hydrolase, coding for MKLTVLVDNNTIIDKYFQGEPAVSYFIECEGKQYLFDTGYSDLFLKNANKMGIDLLNLDAIVLSHGHNDHTGGLNELVRLYSKISLKERNLRIPPIIAHPEAFLEKRENGLSIGATCSTSQLKSIFPLQLSKNPVALSDKLIFLGEIERNNSFEATYPIGETIKDDICQKDFVLDDSALVYKSGAGLVIITGCSHAGICNIIEYAKKVCHEDRIWDIIGGFHLLNPSKNQLVHTNTYIEGNKIATIHACHCTDLYSKIWLSRVAKLKDVGVGLVLEYT
- a CDS encoding CD3324 family protein, with product MGYKNAGSVFPADLLEVIQQYIDGEYIYIPRKAENKRRWGEVKNSCQYIQERNEIIFSQYRNGISVRDIANCNYLSPKTIYKILADRKNQG
- a CDS encoding HEAT repeat domain-containing protein, with the translated sequence MKKIVFFVFLLLAFYLLLGCPSIFDAINLKLFAAPEHIITRFYAEQDLAEDQLIDSLILAGPKMVPLLEREILKKEIPRRRYAISALGHLGNNNSITILEHILQDKSEKEVFRADALEAIAGINLTYAQKIAPTYLNDTSFVANRANEILANSTSLYKRTYWDALLHRHY
- a CDS encoding cysteine hydrolase family protein: MNNTLPKETALLIVDVQNAIDDPQWSKYGKRNNLNAEDNMALILNKWRQAGRKVIHVKHESKEIDSTYRPGFAECEFKECVTPVSGEDIIIKHVNCAFIRTNLESILNEENISNLVVFGVITNNSVESTVRVAGNLGFNTYLVEDATFTFAKPDYRGRIYSADEIHAISLANMNNEYCAIISTSELINMI
- a CDS encoding DUF362 domain-containing protein; amino-acid sequence: MTKVVIVKANSYDTQVVEQVMQDLLAHLGGIERYINAGERVLVKPNMLEAVDKASGVTTHPEVVRAVVRMVKSAGAIPVVGDSPGVGNLRKVAEKCGIWQVCQEEGVLLVSFNEIAELALPEGILLKKLNVANVVTEVDKVISLAKMKTHSFMGVTGAVKNLFGLFVGTDKAQFHLRMKHRTDFARMLVDLYRAIKPVLSIVDGITGMEGAGPRNGQVVRSGVLLAGSCGFSVDLVMADIMGFDAEQMPVAQAALAAGLSPALAAIDRVGSGKDEHLHFKEPRNFDSLERKLPGWLVDFSQNQFTAKPLIDRACIGCGRCAEHCPPKAIRIIQGKAVIDYRECIRCYCCQELCPADAVSLSDGRLLRLVKWLRER